The region TTCCTATAAACGTTTTTTGGAAAACAAGATCAGGGATGCGTTTGGATTTGTTGGTACACCGATAAAAATTTTTGCACGAAAAAGGCAATAGGAGGAGAACTATTTTGGCAAAAGTTGCTGTACTAGGTGCCGGAAGTTGGGGCACCGCATTAAGTATTGTACTTGCAGATAAAGGACATGATGTACGGTTATGGACGCATCGCAAGGAACAGGCGGATGCGATTAATACAACCCATAAGAATGAAAAGTATCTGGAAATTATGATTCCGGAAAAAATAATAGCGTATCATGATTTACAACAGGCAATACAAGATGTATCTGCCATTATTCTAGTCGTTCCAACGAAAGCGATCCGGGAAGTATGCAGCCAATTGGATACACTATTGGAGGAAAAAGTTACCCTCATTCATGCATCGAAAGGGATTGAACCAGAGAGCCTGAAACGTGTTTCCGAAATGATAGCCGAAGAAATGTCCCAGTACAAAAATGACGATATTGTTGTGCTTTCCGGACCGAGTCATGCCGAAGAAGTTGCAAAACGGCAACCAACAACAGTTACTGTTTCGTCATTAAATGAAAAAAATGCATGTGTGGCCCAAGACCTGTTTATGAGTGATACATTTCGTGTGTATACCAGCACGGATGTAATTGGGGTTGAGCTTGGCGGCGCTCTAAAAAATATCATCGCCCTTGGTGCAGGAATTTCGGATGGGTTGGGATATGGAGACAATGCAAAAGCAGCGCTCATTACCAGAGGATTAGCAGAAATTGCCCGGCTTGGGGCTTCACTTGGTGCCAATCCGTTAACTTTCCTTGGATTACCTGGTGTAGGGGATTTAATCGTAACTTGTACAAGTGTACACAGCAGGAATTGGCGAGCCGGAAATCTATTGGGAAAAGGAAACAAGCTCGACCAGGTATTAAGTCAGATGGGAATGGTTGTCGAAGGGGTCAGAACGGCAAAAGCTGCCTATCAATTTGCCCAAAAACAAGAAATTGAAATGCCAATAACTGCTGGTATTCATAAAATATTGTTTGAAGATGCCAAACCAAAAGATGTGGTTGACCAATTAATGAATCGGACAAAACGGGATGAAATGGATGATTTGGCTGTATTGTTAAGTAATCGATATTCGTCCAATACGGATTAAACTAGCCTAATATCCACTCACTTTCCCCCTTACCTTGCATATAATATGATGAATTAAATTGCAAGGAGGGAAGCTAGTGAGCAATTTTCAAAAGAGTCTCTTTGACAAACTAAACCAAAAAGCTAACATCGATCCCAACGAAGTATATAAAGTGGCTGATTCGGTCAAAAACGCGAACTTTTCCGATGAAAAAACCGTTCGGGATTTGGTACGCAGGCTGTCAAAATTGGCAAACAAACCAATTTCCAAAGAAAAAGAAGACAAAATTGTACAATCTATTACGAAAAATAAAATGCCAGCAGATATGCAATCACTGAATCAACTATTTAAAAAGTAATAAGAACTGGGCAAGTTGAGGATGCAAATACGGAAAATCTTGCATAAAATAAATCGCACAAGCATTCATGGATAGAGTTGTTGTGGGTGTTATTTAGTCAATCTGAGATGAAGTTAGCCCTCCTTCATCTCAGGAAATATTTTCGGACGTTTTAAACAAAAGGTCTTTTCGTGCGATGGGCAATAATCATGTGTTATAATAATTTGTCAGGTTATGAGGTGCTCGATTTAGAGGTGAGGTTATGTCAGTAGGCTTAATAAAAATGTGGATATCCTTTGCTGGAATAATCCTGCTGTTAATAGCAATCGGTCTGATTCTCTTAAGCAGATACAAGCTGAAAGGATTTTTTGCTATCATCATTTCTGTACTTGCTTATATCTGTTTGATTTTAGGCGGTATTATTATATTTTATATTGTTCTTAGCGGGCCAGTGTAGGAGGAGACACACCAATGAAATATACATATTTTCGTTTATGCATTGTTTTGCTTGTTATCATTGCGACATTAAGCGGATGTTTGTACCCGGATGACAAGCTTAGCAAAAATAATGCTCCAAATGAAGATCAACTGGAATTGGTTCAAAATGCGGTTGATGAATACCAGGAACAAACAAATGGTCTGGTTCCCATCAAAACGAAGGATGAGGATACACCAATTTTTCAAAAATACTTGATTGATTTTACAGCATTAAAGGAAAAGCACCTTATTACCGAAACTCCTGGAAATGCCTATGAAAATGGCGGAGTCTATCAATACACATTGATCACGCCGGAGGATAATCCCCGGGTTAAATTAATTGATTTGCGCATGACGGAAACCATTCGTTCGGTAGGGGTCAAGCTGAATATGTATCGGAATGAGCACATGTATCCGCCATATGGAGAACAAATTACCAAAGGAGTATATAAATTAAATTATAAAAAGTTAGGATTGGACAGGGAACCGGTTGTAAAAAGCCCATACTCCCAAAAGAATCTGCCCGTCATTATCAATACCGATGGTGAATTATTTGTTGACTACCGGATGGATCTTTATGACGCATTAAATAAGCATGGGCATGATGTGAAGGAAGGGGACGACATCCGCTACCTGTTAGCAGAAAACAACCCATTTGTACCAGCGTATTCACTTCCGTACACTGTTCATGATGGAGAGCCGGTTTTTTTACAAAAAGAAGATAAATAAGGCATATAAACTCCCTTGTCACATATATTGTGGCAAGGGAGTTTTATTGGAATGTGATTATTGAATAACGGGTAATTGTTACGACACTCCCCCGAAAATTTCGGTCCTTTCTAATGTTACACGTTATTCACCACAGAGACACCAGGATTCTTTTTTATATTTTTCTATTCATTTAAGGCATAATTTGATAGGACAACATCATAGACTTGTAATGTCAATTATTCGTAGTTTGTTCGTTAGTAAATGTAATGGAGATCGGGAGGGGATCGTTTGGAAAGAGTTGATATTTTTAAAGATATTTCGAAGCGGACGAATGGAGATATTTATTTAGGTATTGTTGGAGCGGTTCGGACAGGCAAATCAACATTTATAAAAAAGTTCATGGAACAGGTTGTATTACCAAGTATTGAAGACGAGAATGATCGCAGTCGTGCACTTGATGAGTTGCCACAAAGCGCTGCCGGTAAAACAATCATGACGACAGAACCCAAATTCGTTCCCAATCAGGCGGTATCCATACATGTAGATGAGGGTTTGGATGTCAATATCAGACTCGTAGATTGTGTAGGATATGCTGTTGATGGCGCCAAAGGTTTTGAAGATGAGAATGGACCAAGAATGATTCACACACCATGGTATGAGGAACCAATCCCATTCCATGATGCCGCGGAAATTGGCACAAGAAAGGTTATTCAAGAACATTCTACGATGGGGGTTATTGTAACAACCGATGGAACCATTGGTGAAATCCCTCGCAGTGACTATGTTGAAGCAGAAGAAAAGGTAGTAGATGAGTTAAAAGAAGTAGGTAAACCATTTATTATGGTGATCAATTCGGTTAGACCTTCAAGCCAGGAAACGGAGTTATTGAGACAAGAATTGGCAGAAAAATATGATATTCCTGTATTGGCAATTAGTATCGAATCTATGACTGAACATGATGTTCATAATGTTTTGCGGGAGGCTTTATTCGAATTTCCAGTATTGGAGGTCAATGTGAATCTGCCGAGCTGGGTCATGGTATTACGAGAAAATCATTGGCTCCGGGAGAATTATCAAGATGCGATCCAGACTACTGTAAAAGACATCAAGCGGCTGCGTGATGTGGATAGCATTGTGGGGCACTTTAACGATTATGAATATATTGAACGAGCGAATATTGCCGGGATGGAGATGGGGGATGGGGTCGCTGAAATTGATTTGCATGCACCCGATGATTTATATGACCAAATACTGACAGAAATTGTTGGTGAAGAAATCCGCGGGAAGGATCATCTGCTTGAACTAATGCAAAATTTCGCCTATGCCAAAAGGGAGTATGATCAGGTTTCAGGTGCATTGCAAATGGTCAAACAAACAGGTTACGGAATCGCGGCACCGAGTTTGGAGGATATGGCGCTCGATGAGCCAGAGATTATCCGTCAGGGCTCACGTTTTGGAGTGCGTCTCAAGGCAGTAGCACCATCCATACACATGATCAAGGTTGAAGTGGAATCTGAATTCGCCCCGATTATCGGAACAGAAAAACAAAGTGAAGAGCTTGTCAGATATTTGATGCAAGATTTTGAGGAAGATCCGCTATCCATTTGGGAATCAGATATCTTTGGCCGTTCACTCAGTTCAATTGTCAGAGAAGGTATTCAAGCTAAAATTGCTATGATGCCTGAAAATGCCAGATATAAATTAAAAGATACGCTGGAACGGATTATCAATGAGGGGTCAGGTGGATTAATCGCCATTATTTTATAGCAGCAAACGGGCTGCTATTTTTTTTGCGCATTTTTGCACTTAAAAAAAGGGATTGCTCATATAGCTTTGAAACTAAATTCGTCTATTAAAAAGCGTGAATATGGCGGTTTCATTTTAGTTCTTCCATGAAACCACCAACATTTCTTATATAAATAAAATTTTTTTGTGAAAACAGCAGGAAATTCCGTATTTATGTCGTATAACTATAATAATGCCTGCGCATTGGATAAGGCGGTTATTTTAACAAAAAACAGGAAAAATCATAAAAAATACCCCAATTTATTATAAAAATACGATCTTATTGTTGAATTTTGTTGCAAACTCAGTTATTATAAGCCTTGTCATCAATGAAAAAGGTGGCTTAAAAGTATAAAAGCAGGCAATTTGGTTAACAAATGAAGACATCATGATTTATTTGTAATTCCAATGTCTATGAAGACTCTGGGAGGAGGTGAATGTCATGAATAAAACAGACTTAATAAATGCAGTAGCTGAGAAGAGCGAACTATCAAAGAAAGATGCTACAAAAGCTGTTGATGCAGTTTTTGAATCTGTCATGGATTCACTTAAACAAGGTGAAAAAGTACAGTTGATTGGATTTGGGAACTTTGAAGTACGTGAGCGTTCAGCTCGTAAAGGCCGCAATCCACAAACTGGTGAAGAAATTGAAATTCCTGCAAGCAAGGTGCCTGCGTTTAAACCAGGAAAAGCCCTTAAAGATACAGTAAAATAATGGATTTACATAGGGCGGAAAAAGGATGCGTCAATGCGCATCCTTTTTCTATGGAAAAAAGAAATACTTCTTGAATGAAGTTTCACCAGTAGAACGGGACTAACATTCACGGGAGTAGCCCCCACTGAAGTTTCACTTTATGATTTGCCAAGGAATTATGCTATAATGACTTGGGAAGATGAAAGCCGTGTACAACTGTCTCATTTGGTACAAGCGCATCCTGCTTAAAGGCGGGATCAACCTTGTAAGAGGATTGGCAGATTTCAAGTGATACAATCAAACCAGACAGTTAGCTTATTGCCCATCTATTCCGGTGACCTTAGTGAAAAGGCTTAGGTGATGATATTTGAACACACTAGATAAGCAAATGAAAAAATACAAAGCATTAATTAACAAGCATATGCAACATACATATTTAGACAAGTACATAAGAAGTGCGATTATCCCCGAAGAGAAACTATTTGTTTTGTTATCCGTTATCAATACCAAGGGGTTATCTGAATCACAAAAAGACACATATATCATTACCGCGATGCTCGTTCAAATAGCGTTGGACACGCATGACACGGTCGTAAAAGTAACGGATCCTGCTGAGGGCAAACAGGAAAAACGCAGAAAACAGTTATCCGTTCTTGCCGGGGATTATTATAGTGGGCTCTATTATTCATTACTGGCAAATAGTAACGATTTTGATATGATTCATGTGCTTGCAACAGCAATTAAAGAAATCAATGAGGCAAAAATGAACTTGTATTATTTGGCTACTGATTCCTTGGAGAAATACGTACAAATTGTGAAGAAGGTGGAATCTTTATTATTTGTTCGGATAGCAATGCATGTGAATGAATTCGCGATAATAGGTTTGTTGGAGAATTGGTTGCTGGAAAATCGGCTGGTTCATGAAAAACAATGCTTGCAAAACAAAGGATATTCACCTTTGTTTGCTTGGTGGCCTAAAGATGAATCTGTTCTATCAGCCAATTTGGAATCAATCATCGACCGTTTGCATGCGCGAATAAAAACAGAAATTGAGGAAATTCCATCCAGTTATCATGACCTGTCAGATCGTATAACCGCTCAACTGAATGATCATTCTACGATCCGAACAAAACAAGCGGAAGAAGGGTAACAGATGCAACAGCAAGAGAAAGAGGAACGTGTCCATCACGTGTTTGAAAAAATATATAATAACTATG is a window of Lentibacillus daqui DNA encoding:
- a CDS encoding stage VI sporulation protein F, yielding MSNFQKSLFDKLNQKANIDPNEVYKVADSVKNANFSDEKTVRDLVRRLSKLANKPISKEKEDKIVQSITKNKMPADMQSLNQLFKK
- a CDS encoding heptaprenyl diphosphate synthase component 1, yielding MNTLDKQMKKYKALINKHMQHTYLDKYIRSAIIPEEKLFVLLSVINTKGLSESQKDTYIITAMLVQIALDTHDTVVKVTDPAEGKQEKRRKQLSVLAGDYYSGLYYSLLANSNDFDMIHVLATAIKEINEAKMNLYYLATDSLEKYVQIVKKVESLLFVRIAMHVNEFAIIGLLENWLLENRLVHEKQCLQNKGYSPLFAWWPKDESVLSANLESIIDRLHARIKTEIEEIPSSYHDLSDRITAQLNDHSTIRTKQAEEG
- a CDS encoding HU family DNA-binding protein, with amino-acid sequence MNKTDLINAVAEKSELSKKDATKAVDAVFESVMDSLKQGEKVQLIGFGNFEVRERSARKGRNPQTGEEIEIPASKVPAFKPGKALKDTVK
- a CDS encoding DUF2768 family protein; its protein translation is MSVGLIKMWISFAGIILLLIAIGLILLSRYKLKGFFAIIISVLAYICLILGGIIIFYIVLSGPV
- a CDS encoding NAD(P)H-dependent glycerol-3-phosphate dehydrogenase; the encoded protein is MAKVAVLGAGSWGTALSIVLADKGHDVRLWTHRKEQADAINTTHKNEKYLEIMIPEKIIAYHDLQQAIQDVSAIILVVPTKAIREVCSQLDTLLEEKVTLIHASKGIEPESLKRVSEMIAEEMSQYKNDDIVVLSGPSHAEEVAKRQPTTVTVSSLNEKNACVAQDLFMSDTFRVYTSTDVIGVELGGALKNIIALGAGISDGLGYGDNAKAALITRGLAEIARLGASLGANPLTFLGLPGVGDLIVTCTSVHSRNWRAGNLLGKGNKLDQVLSQMGMVVEGVRTAKAAYQFAQKQEIEMPITAGIHKILFEDAKPKDVVDQLMNRTKRDEMDDLAVLLSNRYSSNTD
- the spoIVA gene encoding stage IV sporulation protein A — its product is MERVDIFKDISKRTNGDIYLGIVGAVRTGKSTFIKKFMEQVVLPSIEDENDRSRALDELPQSAAGKTIMTTEPKFVPNQAVSIHVDEGLDVNIRLVDCVGYAVDGAKGFEDENGPRMIHTPWYEEPIPFHDAAEIGTRKVIQEHSTMGVIVTTDGTIGEIPRSDYVEAEEKVVDELKEVGKPFIMVINSVRPSSQETELLRQELAEKYDIPVLAISIESMTEHDVHNVLREALFEFPVLEVNVNLPSWVMVLRENHWLRENYQDAIQTTVKDIKRLRDVDSIVGHFNDYEYIERANIAGMEMGDGVAEIDLHAPDDLYDQILTEIVGEEIRGKDHLLELMQNFAYAKREYDQVSGALQMVKQTGYGIAAPSLEDMALDEPEIIRQGSRFGVRLKAVAPSIHMIKVEVESEFAPIIGTEKQSEELVRYLMQDFEEDPLSIWESDIFGRSLSSIVREGIQAKIAMMPENARYKLKDTLERIINEGSGGLIAIIL